The window CAGTGGGCGCGTGAAGCGATCCGTATCATCGAGGCTGACTTCCAGCGCAGCGCCGACACCCATCTGATTCCACTGGCGCTGCCAGGGCTGCCGGGTATCGAGTTGTACTTCAAGGATGAGTCCAGCCACCCCACCGGCAGCCTCAAGCATCGACTCGCCCGCTCGCTGTTTCTCTACGCGCTGTGTAATGGCTGGCTCAAGCCTGGCGCCCCGGTGATCGAGGCTTCAAGCGGATCGACGGCCATTTCCGAGGCTTACTTCGCGAGGCTTTTGGGCTTGCCCTTTATTGCGGTGATGCCGGCGACCACCTCCCGGGAAAAAATCGCACAGATCGCCTTCTATGGTGGCCAGAGTCACCTGGTGGACGATCCTACGCAGATCTACGCCGAGTCCGAGCGTTTGGCCCGTGAGCATGACGGCCACTTCATCGACCAGTTCACCTACGCCGAGCGCGCCACGGACTGGCGCGCCAATAACAACATTGCCGAATCGATCTTCCAGCAGATGCGTTTCGAGCGGCATCCGGAGCCGAGCTGGCTGATTTCCAGCCCCGGCACCGGCGGCACCACCGCGACCCTGGGTCGTTACGTACGCTACCGCCAGCACTGTACCCGTGTGCTGTGTGCCGACGCCGAGCGTTCGGTGTTTTTCGACTATTACCGCAGCGGCGATGCGAGCCTGCGCCTGGATTGTGGTTCGCGGATCGAAGGTATCGGCCGGCC is drawn from Pseudomonas rhizophila and contains these coding sequences:
- a CDS encoding PLP-dependent cysteine synthase family protein, whose product is MMNDHRQWAREAIRIIEADFQRSADTHLIPLALPGLPGIELYFKDESSHPTGSLKHRLARSLFLYALCNGWLKPGAPVIEASSGSTAISEAYFARLLGLPFIAVMPATTSREKIAQIAFYGGQSHLVDDPTQIYAESERLAREHDGHFIDQFTYAERATDWRANNNIAESIFQQMRFERHPEPSWLISSPGTGGTTATLGRYVRYRQHCTRVLCADAERSVFFDYYRSGDASLRLDCGSRIEGIGRPRVEASFLPKVIDAMVKVPDALSLAAMHYLAQRLGRRVGGSSGTNLIGALIAARQMVQAGEMGSIVAILCDGGERYATTYYDPAWLKAQGYELSGLMDAVAASVERGEALPESVLRANI